In Coriobacteriaceae bacterium, a single window of DNA contains:
- a CDS encoding glycoside hydrolase family 13 protein, which yields MAAEKSSSRSWMSDAAIYQIYPRSFKDSTGSGLGDIAGITQQMDYLERLGIEAIWLSPFYPSPLVDGGYDVADYCDVDPRLGSLDDFDDMIAAAHARGIKVIVDIVPSHSSNQHPWFKAALAAGPGSPERARYIFRDGRGEHGELPPTNWNANFGGPAWTRVADGQWYLHMFTPEQPDFDWSCPEVHAFFCDVLAFWSDRGVDGFRIDVAHGLAKDLDRDDLDRWHLAEGDDMVDDGTHPLWDRNEVHEIYREWRRVFDRYNPPRSAVAEAWVLPERQYLYARPSELGQTFNFEFAKATWTYDDMHAAIEEGLKAAIESDSASTWVLSNHDVPRVATRYALPQIKATRYHQIALDWLLRDGSSYDEDRELGERRARAALLLELALPGSAYVYQGEELGLFEVADIPWTALEDPSATNTRGPKREKGRDGCRVPLPWVAADDPAQGGSFGFSPADADAAPHLPQPAWFSDYAADREETDPTSMLALYRDALWLRRKLRGCANDLAWLDLDGRTGLADGAEGAEGGVIAYRRDNGWACVTNFGAAPVELPAGRVLLTSSALADGRLAQDSSAWIMLGEM from the coding sequence ATGGCTGCAGAAAAGTCCTCTTCGCGCTCATGGATGTCCGATGCCGCGATCTATCAGATCTACCCGCGTTCGTTTAAGGATTCGACCGGTTCGGGTCTGGGCGATATCGCGGGCATTACCCAGCAGATGGACTATCTTGAGCGGCTGGGCATCGAGGCCATCTGGCTGAGCCCGTTTTACCCTTCGCCTCTTGTCGATGGCGGCTATGATGTGGCGGACTACTGCGATGTCGACCCACGTCTCGGCTCGCTTGACGACTTCGATGACATGATCGCTGCGGCTCACGCGCGCGGCATCAAGGTCATCGTCGATATCGTGCCCAGCCATTCATCCAACCAGCACCCCTGGTTCAAAGCCGCTCTTGCCGCCGGCCCCGGATCGCCCGAGCGCGCCCGTTATATCTTCCGCGATGGTCGCGGCGAGCATGGCGAGCTGCCTCCCACCAATTGGAATGCCAACTTTGGCGGCCCCGCCTGGACGCGTGTTGCGGACGGTCAATGGTATCTGCACATGTTTACGCCCGAGCAGCCGGACTTTGACTGGTCATGCCCCGAGGTTCACGCGTTCTTTTGCGACGTCCTGGCGTTTTGGAGCGATCGAGGCGTCGATGGCTTTCGCATCGATGTGGCGCACGGTCTCGCCAAGGATCTCGACCGCGATGACCTCGACCGGTGGCATCTCGCCGAGGGCGATGACATGGTTGACGACGGCACCCATCCGCTGTGGGACCGCAACGAGGTCCACGAGATCTATCGCGAGTGGCGCCGCGTGTTCGACCGCTATAATCCGCCGCGCAGCGCCGTTGCCGAGGCGTGGGTGCTGCCTGAGCGCCAGTATCTCTATGCGCGTCCCAGCGAGCTTGGCCAGACATTCAACTTTGAGTTTGCCAAGGCCACTTGGACCTATGATGACATGCACGCTGCAATCGAGGAGGGCTTGAAGGCAGCTATCGAATCCGATTCCGCCTCGACCTGGGTACTCTCCAACCACGACGTGCCGCGCGTGGCGACGCGCTATGCCCTGCCGCAAATCAAGGCGACGCGCTACCACCAGATTGCGCTCGACTGGCTCTTACGCGACGGGTCGTCTTATGACGAGGACCGTGAACTCGGCGAGCGCCGCGCGCGGGCGGCCCTTTTGCTTGAACTGGCGCTTCCGGGCTCGGCATACGTGTATCAGGGTGAGGAGCTCGGTCTTTTTGAGGTGGCTGATATCCCGTGGACTGCACTCGAAGATCCCAGTGCAACCAATACGCGCGGACCGAAGCGCGAGAAGGGGCGCGACGGCTGTCGTGTGCCCCTGCCGTGGGTAGCGGCGGACGATCCCGCGCAGGGCGGATCGTTTGGGTTTTCGCCGGCGGACGCTGATGCGGCGCCCCATCTGCCGCAGCCTGCATGGTTTTCCGATTATGCTGCCGATAGGGAAGAAACGGACCCGACATCGATGCTTGCGCTCTATCGTGACGCCCTCTGGCTGCGGCGCAAGCTGCGCGGGTGCGCCAACGATCTTGCGTGGCTCGATCTTGACGGGCGCACCGGTCTTGCGGATGGTGCCGAGGGCGCTGAGGGCGGCGTCATCGCCTATCGCCGCGATAACGGCTGGGCGTGCGTGACGAACTTCGGTGCAGCACCCGTGGAGCTGCCGGCGGGCAGGGTCCTGCTCACCTCATCAGCGCTTGCAGACGGCAGACTCGCGCAGGACAGCTCTGCCTGGATCATGCTCGGTGAGATGTAA
- a CDS encoding ABC transporter permease has protein sequence MQETDSQSQEQATATKVASAPAKSRTLWGDAFKRLRKNKLAVIGVCWIIIVVVVALTADLWAKPWLGSPTASDSTTMAETSLLAPCAEHPFGTDALGRDILVRVIYGARVSLSVGIMATAISTLIGLVMGALAGFYGGIWDTIIMRCADIFLAFPYVLFVVAMIAVIGRGLQNVFIAIGILGWPSIARVFRSAILTVKENDYVDAARAMGASDARIVVRHIFPNSVASIVVYATMNIGGAILTESALSFLGMGVIPPTPSWGSMIQDGQQYLLTAPWMMIMPGLAILSTVLAFTLLGDGLRDALDVKMKDA, from the coding sequence ATGCAGGAAACTGATTCTCAGTCTCAGGAGCAGGCTACCGCCACCAAGGTCGCATCTGCTCCCGCCAAGTCCCGCACGCTGTGGGGCGACGCTTTTAAGCGTCTTCGTAAGAACAAGCTCGCCGTTATCGGTGTCTGCTGGATCATCATCGTCGTTGTGGTTGCCCTGACCGCAGATCTGTGGGCTAAGCCCTGGCTCGGTTCGCCGACGGCTTCCGATTCGACCACCATGGCCGAGACATCGCTACTGGCTCCGTGTGCCGAGCACCCGTTTGGCACCGATGCCCTCGGTCGCGACATTCTCGTCCGCGTTATCTACGGTGCACGCGTTTCGCTTTCTGTCGGTATCATGGCCACCGCCATCTCCACATTGATCGGCCTGGTCATGGGCGCCCTGGCCGGTTTCTACGGCGGCATTTGGGATACGATCATCATGCGCTGTGCGGACATCTTCCTGGCGTTCCCGTACGTGCTGTTCGTTGTCGCCATGATCGCCGTTATCGGCCGTGGTCTTCAGAACGTCTTTATCGCCATCGGCATTCTTGGCTGGCCTTCGATTGCGCGCGTCTTCCGCTCTGCAATCTTGACGGTCAAGGAAAACGACTATGTTGATGCAGCGCGCGCGATGGGTGCATCTGATGCTCGTATCGTCGTGCGTCACATCTTCCCGAACTCCGTCGCCTCCATCGTGGTCTACGCGACCATGAACATTGGTGGCGCCATTCTGACCGAGTCCGCTCTGTCCTTCCTCGGCATGGGCGTTATTCCGCCTACGCCTTCGTGGGGCTCCATGATTCAGGACGGTCAGCAGTATCTTCTGACCGCTCCCTGGATGATGATCATGCCCGGTCTGGCAATTCTCTCGACGGTGCTCGCCTTCACCCTGCTGGGTGACGGTCTGCGCGACGCCCTCGACGTCAAGATGAAGGACGCATAA
- a CDS encoding dipeptide ABC transporter ATP-binding protein: protein MADNNERTPLLKVEHLSKEFPAESGMFAKRFSKRVVSAVNDISFEIYPGETFGLVGESGCGKSTTGRTIMRLTKPTAGKVFFQGKDVAEMSKHEIKDMRREMQFIFQDPYASLNPRMTIGEIVSEPMTIHGVGTKEERIERVRELLDVVGLNPEHINRYPHEFSGGQRQRVGIARAFALKPKLIICDEPVSALDVSIQAQVLNLLKELQDKFGTAYLFIAHDLSVVQHISDRVAVMYLGKMVEVSDWKTLYSEPHHPYTQSLLSAVPVPDPDIQKTRKRIILAGDPPSPLDPPTGCRFHTRCPIAQGICSEKLPEFKEVAPGHCCACHFAEPFPIKESHIDL from the coding sequence ATGGCAGACAATAACGAGCGCACTCCACTGCTGAAGGTCGAGCACCTCTCCAAGGAGTTTCCCGCAGAGTCCGGCATGTTCGCCAAGCGTTTTTCCAAGCGCGTCGTCTCTGCTGTAAACGACATCTCTTTTGAGATTTATCCTGGCGAGACCTTTGGTCTGGTTGGCGAGTCTGGTTGCGGTAAATCCACCACGGGCCGCACTATCATGCGTCTGACCAAGCCGACCGCCGGCAAGGTGTTCTTCCAGGGCAAAGATGTTGCCGAGATGAGCAAGCATGAGATCAAGGACATGCGTCGTGAGATGCAGTTTATCTTCCAGGATCCTTATGCTTCGCTCAACCCTCGTATGACCATCGGTGAGATTGTCTCCGAGCCCATGACCATTCATGGTGTGGGTACCAAGGAGGAGCGCATTGAGCGCGTCCGTGAGCTTCTCGACGTCGTTGGACTGAACCCCGAGCACATCAACCGCTATCCGCATGAGTTCTCGGGCGGCCAGCGTCAGCGTGTCGGTATTGCCCGCGCTTTTGCGCTGAAGCCCAAGCTGATTATCTGTGACGAGCCGGTATCCGCTCTGGATGTGTCCATTCAGGCCCAGGTTCTGAACCTGCTCAAGGAACTGCAGGACAAGTTCGGTACCGCGTATCTGTTTATCGCACACGACCTGTCCGTCGTACAGCACATCTCCGATCGCGTTGCCGTTATGTATCTGGGTAAGATGGTCGAGGTTTCGGACTGGAAGACGCTCTATAGCGAGCCTCACCATCCGTACACGCAGTCGCTGCTGTCTGCCGTGCCGGTTCCCGATCCTGATATCCAGAAGACCCGCAAGCGCATCATCCTCGCTGGCGATCCGCCGTCGCCGCTGGATCCGCCGACCGGCTGCCGTTTCCACACGCGTTGCCCGATCGCGCAGGGTATCTGCTCCGAGAAGCTCCCCGAGTTTAAGGAAGTTGCACCGGGTCACTGCTGCGCCTGTCACTTCGCGGAGCCGTTCCCGATCAAGGAATCGCACATCGACCTGTAG
- a CDS encoding ABC transporter permease encodes MGKYIVKRVLQFIPVFLGVTLILFALQNIVPGDPIKLIGGDKALSPEVELQLRVRYHLVQTDDDGNAILDENGDPVQTSLVDRYLYYMNGLLHGDLGNSYQRKLPVTEIFAQKYPYTVKLAACAIVLEAIMGIGAGIISAVKRYSFWDILVTLTTSILVAVPAFWLGMLLQLFFGVILKDATGGAISMPISGAGGSSSQYQDWMHYVLPTITLASVSTAYAARIMRSQLLDVMNQDYIRTAKAKGLSNRAIIVKHALKNALIPVVTYIGVDFGGMLSGAILTETVFNWPGIGYEVYRAISMRDWPIVMGGVTLIVVVVMVINLLVDISYAFLDPRIRLGGPSDKA; translated from the coding sequence ATGGGTAAGTACATCGTTAAACGTGTGCTTCAGTTCATCCCGGTGTTTTTGGGCGTTACGCTGATTCTGTTCGCCCTCCAGAATATCGTGCCGGGAGATCCGATCAAGCTGATCGGTGGAGACAAGGCTCTGTCCCCCGAGGTGGAGCTTCAGCTTCGCGTTCGCTATCACCTGGTCCAGACGGACGATGACGGCAACGCGATCCTTGACGAGAACGGCGACCCCGTTCAAACGTCGCTCGTGGACCGTTACTTGTATTACATGAACGGCCTGCTTCATGGCGATCTGGGCAATTCGTATCAGCGCAAGCTGCCGGTTACGGAAATCTTTGCCCAGAAGTATCCGTATACGGTCAAACTTGCCGCGTGCGCCATCGTGCTCGAGGCAATTATGGGTATCGGTGCGGGTATCATTTCGGCGGTAAAGCGTTATTCCTTCTGGGATATTTTGGTAACGCTCACCACGTCGATCCTCGTTGCGGTCCCGGCCTTCTGGCTCGGTATGTTGCTGCAGCTGTTCTTTGGCGTCATCCTCAAGGACGCCACGGGCGGTGCAATCTCCATGCCGATCTCGGGTGCCGGCGGTTCCAGCTCTCAGTATCAGGATTGGATGCACTATGTGCTTCCGACCATTACGCTGGCTTCGGTTTCGACCGCTTATGCTGCGCGCATTATGCGCTCGCAGCTGCTTGACGTCATGAACCAGGATTACATCCGTACGGCAAAGGCCAAGGGTCTCTCCAATCGTGCGATCATCGTCAAGCATGCGCTTAAGAATGCACTCATCCCCGTCGTTACCTATATTGGTGTCGACTTTGGCGGCATGCTTTCGGGCGCCATCCTGACCGAGACGGTCTTCAACTGGCCCGGTATCGGCTATGAGGTCTATCGCGCCATTAGCATGCGTGACTGGCCCATCGTTATGGGCGGCGTTACGCTCATCGTTGTCGTCGTCATGGTGATCAACCTGCTCGTCGACATTAGCTATGCATTCCTCGACCCGCGCATCCGCCTTGGCGGTCCGTCGGATAAGGCCTAA
- a CDS encoding anti-sigma factor antagonist (This anti-anti-sigma factor, or anti-sigma factor antagonist, belongs to a family that includes characterized members SpoIIAA, RsbV, RsfA, and RsfB.) yields the protein MNEWNDIAVLTPPGDVDIASVSVLRRRLDNLIDRGVRRVVINCQAVGFIDSTGLAFLLTRARELMRREGLLSLVNASDEVIRFLEIARLVDILHVAGPARESIPAIPVGELPRWSKSVEVRQGIENLPYYRHRIAELLESLPLRRDERYDVALASGEALGNAYDHAGGIGCVLTVQAYGDRVVVEVLDRGAGYSIDGASEPVASEERGRGIKLMRMLVDNVEVARRTDGTGTRVQMVKLFSGALESRA from the coding sequence ATGAATGAGTGGAATGACATAGCGGTTTTGACGCCACCGGGTGATGTCGACATCGCCTCGGTGTCCGTGCTGCGCCGACGGTTGGATAATCTGATCGACCGGGGCGTGCGTCGCGTTGTCATCAATTGCCAGGCCGTGGGCTTTATCGACTCGACGGGTTTGGCGTTTTTGCTTACACGTGCCAGAGAGCTCATGAGGCGAGAGGGCCTGCTTTCGCTCGTTAACGCCTCCGATGAGGTCATTCGCTTTTTGGAGATTGCCCGACTTGTCGACATCCTTCATGTTGCGGGTCCGGCGCGTGAGTCGATTCCCGCTATTCCGGTGGGAGAGTTGCCACGATGGAGCAAGAGCGTCGAGGTCCGACAGGGTATCGAGAATCTTCCATACTATCGACATCGCATCGCCGAACTCCTTGAATCGCTTCCGTTGCGCCGCGACGAGCGCTACGATGTCGCGTTGGCGTCGGGGGAGGCGCTGGGTAATGCCTATGACCATGCGGGCGGTATCGGGTGCGTCCTGACGGTTCAGGCCTATGGCGATCGCGTCGTGGTTGAGGTGCTTGATCGGGGTGCCGGCTATTCTATCGATGGAGCGAGCGAACCGGTCGCATCTGAGGAACGCGGCCGTGGTATCAAGCTTATGCGTATGCTTGTCGATAACGTGGAGGTTGCTCGTCGCACAGACGGCACCGGCACGCGCGTGCAGATGGTGAAGCTATTTAGCGGAGCACTGGAATCGCGTGCCTAG
- a CDS encoding SpoIIE family protein phosphatase, with protein sequence METLERNEWADVAQLVEITSDAVIICELDGTILHVNNRLLDLMCEERSDVINGDVKDLLYSSAFERATEHRLPFETNGTKSELMLKLSDGSFIPVLVCAGSVTPPRIFGRRAPRVLVALHSIEEQYSHDRQLKRALSELRVANKRLSGTLSVIMSTVGSDELPSLLDIVLNQLVGTLDASGAAIYFSESGGFKLRGVSKELHDSYLPEFLPYGAGIPTYVLRESRACRLSIQQDLEGDRAASGMFMDLDNRSKHLLRVQDMPPYRSEICLPVFYGTQILGVLEVGWKRPQAPLAYDVNVLEVICDYLSIQLVGMASSLRSRRTAELGRSLNVLRDELFTFLDDSAAATQAISSEICNMLNCHFCPVEYDASLGSYVIDFEGGSRVALPDDPEKLFFSTTAPAARLGVGSDGFEASVLGGTSAEDLKHVRITRVDESMPMGGWLRAHGLPCQGLYVDTGIEAGRPRSEGDGKHSNDAIVPASVAKGPTTRALLLRDGSQEPIDDLEYDYLVHLAHDFELIYEGESQKREERHIAQTLQIGMRNSLGDVPGIATDSVYLSATNSALVGGDFYTLVRLPDDCAVMILGDVSGKGIEAASMSALVKTALTAYAWEGAGPARMARSLNSMLMGFSRVETFVTAFIAKIDLKAGRATYCSAGHPPTMVIRPSSTPLGGGETRGGEVELLGCQSGVIGAFESMVYETGVFTFAPGDMLFMYTDGAIEARDRSGAFFGEQRLRDLLLSVSGEGVSGICGKVLGELDRFTESALDDDIALVSLEFLRGRS encoded by the coding sequence ATGGAAACGCTTGAGCGCAATGAGTGGGCGGACGTTGCCCAATTGGTCGAGATCACGAGCGATGCTGTCATTATCTGCGAGCTCGACGGAACCATTTTGCATGTAAATAATCGCTTGCTCGACTTGATGTGCGAGGAGCGTTCCGATGTGATCAACGGGGACGTTAAAGACCTCTTGTACTCGTCGGCTTTTGAACGCGCGACAGAGCATCGGCTTCCTTTTGAGACCAATGGAACAAAGAGCGAGTTGATGCTCAAGTTAAGTGACGGATCGTTTATTCCCGTCCTGGTTTGTGCCGGCTCGGTTACGCCGCCTCGAATCTTTGGCCGCCGTGCGCCGCGCGTTCTGGTGGCACTCCATAGCATCGAAGAACAGTATTCGCACGACCGTCAGCTCAAGCGTGCGCTTTCGGAGCTTAGAGTGGCGAATAAGCGTCTCTCGGGTACATTGTCGGTCATTATGAGCACGGTGGGCTCCGATGAGCTGCCCAGTTTGTTAGATATCGTTTTGAACCAGCTTGTAGGAACGCTCGATGCTTCGGGTGCCGCTATCTATTTTTCTGAGAGCGGCGGTTTTAAGCTTCGCGGTGTCTCCAAGGAGCTGCACGACAGCTACCTGCCCGAGTTTTTGCCGTATGGCGCTGGCATTCCGACGTATGTTCTTCGCGAGTCGCGTGCCTGTCGCTTGTCGATTCAACAGGACCTTGAGGGTGATAGGGCTGCCTCCGGTATGTTCATGGACCTGGACAATCGTTCTAAGCACCTGTTGCGCGTGCAGGATATGCCTCCGTACCGCAGCGAGATCTGTCTTCCCGTTTTTTACGGTACGCAGATCCTTGGCGTGCTGGAAGTTGGTTGGAAGCGCCCTCAGGCACCGCTCGCCTATGACGTTAATGTACTCGAGGTCATTTGCGATTACCTGTCTATCCAGCTGGTCGGCATGGCATCGAGCCTTCGCTCTCGTCGCACGGCCGAGCTTGGCCGCTCGCTCAATGTCTTACGTGATGAGTTGTTTACCTTTCTAGACGATTCCGCCGCGGCTACCCAGGCTATATCGTCCGAGATTTGCAATATGCTCAACTGTCATTTTTGCCCTGTTGAGTATGACGCCAGTCTGGGCTCCTATGTCATAGATTTTGAAGGCGGCAGTCGCGTTGCTTTGCCGGACGATCCCGAGAAACTTTTCTTTTCCACGACGGCGCCAGCGGCACGTTTGGGGGTTGGCTCTGATGGCTTTGAGGCGTCTGTTTTGGGCGGCACGAGTGCCGAGGATCTTAAACACGTCCGTATAACTCGCGTTGACGAATCGATGCCTATGGGAGGCTGGCTTAGGGCGCATGGTCTGCCTTGCCAGGGTCTCTACGTCGACACCGGCATCGAGGCGGGGCGCCCGCGCTCTGAGGGTGATGGCAAACACAGCAACGACGCGATCGTTCCTGCTTCTGTTGCGAAAGGCCCGACGACGCGCGCGCTTCTGCTTCGTGACGGTAGTCAAGAGCCGATTGATGACCTTGAATATGACTACTTGGTGCACTTGGCGCATGACTTTGAACTGATCTACGAGGGCGAATCTCAAAAGCGCGAGGAGCGCCATATCGCTCAGACCCTCCAGATTGGCATGAGAAATTCGCTTGGTGACGTTCCGGGTATCGCGACCGATTCGGTATACCTTTCGGCAACGAATTCGGCGTTGGTTGGCGGCGACTTCTATACTCTTGTCCGTCTTCCCGACGATTGCGCCGTTATGATTTTGGGCGATGTATCCGGCAAAGGAATCGAGGCGGCGTCGATGTCAGCGCTCGTCAAGACGGCGCTGACGGCCTATGCCTGGGAGGGTGCTGGGCCCGCCCGTATGGCCCGCTCGCTCAATAGCATGCTCATGGGCTTTTCGAGGGTCGAGACGTTCGTGACGGCGTTTATCGCCAAGATTGATCTTAAAGCGGGTCGCGCTACCTACTGCTCTGCGGGACATCCTCCCACTATGGTCATTAGACCGTCGTCGACGCCGCTTGGCGGCGGAGAAACCCGAGGGGGAGAAGTGGAGCTCCTTGGGTGCCAATCGGGCGTGATCGGTGCCTTTGAGAGCATGGTGTACGAGACAGGCGTGTTTACGTTCGCTCCTGGTGACATGCTATTCATGTATACCGACGGAGCAATCGAAGCACGTGATCGCTCGGGTGCTTTCTTTGGCGAGCAGCGCCTTCGTGACCTTTTGCTCTCTGTCTCGGGTGAGGGTGTATCGGGAATCTGCGGTAAGGTCTTGGGAGAGCTTGACCGCTTTACCGAGTCGGCGCTGGACGATGACATTGCGCTGGTTTCCCTTGAGTTTTTACGGGGTCGATCGTAG
- a CDS encoding ABC transporter ATP-binding protein — MKKNKNYVDLKDQPVPEGQHLLEVDDLKMYFHTEDGVVRAVDGVSYTLDRGETLGVVGESGSGKSVTAMTIMGLISMPPGKIEGGDVRYRGRSILEMTEEEMQHIRGNDIAMIFQDPMTSLNPVYKIGRQVGEGLRLHRGYSKQEALKRATELLDLVGIPEPEKRVNEYPHQFSGGMRQRVMIAMALACDPDILIADEPTTALDVTIQAQIIELMQEMQEKNGNAIIMITHDLGVVADMADKIMVMYAGRPVEFGTAEEIFYESRHPYTWGLIRSIPEQAIEEKKPLTPIHGNPPSLMNLPEGCVFSPRCPYATDKCRKQRPERVVTESGHYSACHYSGDPEFLKNAPETSRTRKDSKKGGEA, encoded by the coding sequence ATGAAGAAGAACAAGAACTATGTGGACCTGAAGGATCAGCCGGTTCCTGAGGGCCAGCATCTGCTCGAGGTCGATGACCTTAAGATGTATTTCCACACCGAGGATGGCGTTGTTCGCGCTGTCGACGGTGTCTCCTACACGCTCGATCGCGGCGAAACCCTGGGCGTCGTCGGTGAGTCCGGCTCCGGTAAGTCCGTGACCGCCATGACCATCATGGGCCTCATCTCGATGCCTCCGGGAAAGATCGAGGGCGGTGACGTTCGCTATCGCGGCCGCTCCATCCTCGAAATGACCGAGGAAGAGATGCAGCACATTCGCGGCAACGATATCGCGATGATCTTCCAGGATCCTATGACCTCCTTGAACCCGGTCTATAAGATCGGCAGGCAGGTGGGCGAGGGTCTTCGTCTGCACCGTGGCTACTCCAAGCAGGAGGCGCTCAAGCGTGCCACCGAGCTTTTGGACCTCGTGGGTATCCCCGAGCCCGAGAAGCGCGTCAATGAGTATCCGCACCAGTTCTCTGGCGGTATGCGTCAGCGAGTCATGATTGCCATGGCCCTTGCCTGCGATCCCGATATTCTGATTGCCGACGAGCCCACGACTGCCCTGGACGTTACCATCCAGGCTCAGATTATCGAGCTCATGCAGGAGATGCAGGAGAAGAACGGCAACGCCATCATCATGATTACCCATGACCTGGGTGTTGTCGCCGATATGGCCGATAAGATCATGGTTATGTACGCCGGCCGCCCCGTTGAGTTCGGTACTGCTGAGGAAATCTTCTACGAGAGCCGCCACCCCTACACCTGGGGTCTTATCCGCTCCATCCCGGAGCAGGCAATCGAAGAGAAGAAGCCGCTGACGCCGATTCACGGCAACCCGCCTTCGCTCATGAACCTGCCTGAGGGCTGCGTCTTCTCTCCTCGTTGCCCCTACGCGACGGACAAGTGCCGCAAGCAGCGCCCTGAGCGCGTTGTCACCGAGTCCGGTCACTATTCTGCGTGCCACTATTCCGGTGACCCCGAGTTCCTCAAGAACGCTCCTGAGACGTCCCGTACGCGCAAGGATTCCAAGAAGGGAGGCGAGGCGTAA